Proteins encoded within one genomic window of Sphaerotilus montanus:
- the prfA gene encoding peptide chain release factor 1, whose amino-acid sequence MTPFLRLQLDRQLVRLSEIDAALADPQVVSDISRLRALNREHARVSGLTERWTRLQQRERDLAEARQMLDDPEMADMASDEIAAAESDIATIDAALQTALLPRDADDDRNAFLEIRAGTGGDESALFAGDLLRMYLRHAERQGWKTEIMSASDSDLGGYKEVVVRIEGEAVYEALKFESGGHRVQRVPATETQGRIHTSACTVAVLPEPDEAEEVTLNPADLRIDTYRASGAGGQHINKTDSAVRVTHIPTGLVAECQDDRSQHRNKAKALAVLGARLRDKDRLERQARDAATRKGLIGSGDRSDRIRTYNFPQGRLTDHRINLTLYKLGAVMEGELDDVIAALKAARAAELLAEMEAQG is encoded by the coding sequence ATGACCCCGTTCCTGCGCCTGCAACTCGACCGCCAGCTCGTCCGCCTCTCCGAAATCGACGCCGCGCTGGCCGATCCGCAGGTCGTCTCCGACATCAGCCGCCTGCGCGCACTGAACCGCGAACACGCCCGCGTCTCCGGGCTGACCGAGCGCTGGACACGGCTGCAGCAGCGCGAGCGGGATCTGGCTGAAGCACGGCAGATGCTCGACGACCCGGAGATGGCTGACATGGCGAGCGACGAGATCGCCGCCGCCGAGAGCGACATCGCCACCATCGACGCCGCACTGCAGACCGCCCTGCTGCCCCGCGATGCCGACGACGACCGCAACGCCTTCCTGGAAATCCGCGCGGGCACCGGCGGCGACGAATCCGCGCTGTTCGCGGGCGACCTGCTGCGCATGTACCTGCGCCACGCCGAGCGACAGGGCTGGAAGACCGAGATCATGTCGGCCAGCGACTCGGACCTCGGCGGCTACAAGGAAGTCGTCGTGCGCATCGAGGGCGAGGCAGTCTACGAGGCCCTGAAGTTCGAGTCCGGTGGCCACCGCGTGCAGCGCGTGCCCGCCACCGAGACGCAGGGACGCATCCACACCAGCGCCTGCACGGTGGCGGTGCTGCCCGAGCCGGACGAGGCCGAGGAGGTCACGCTCAACCCGGCCGATCTGCGCATCGACACCTACCGCGCCAGCGGCGCCGGCGGGCAGCACATCAACAAGACCGACTCGGCGGTGCGCGTAACGCACATCCCGACCGGCCTCGTCGCCGAGTGCCAGGACGACCGCAGCCAGCACCGCAACAAGGCGAAGGCGCTGGCCGTGCTCGGCGCCCGCCTGCGCGACAAGGACCGGCTGGAACGCCAGGCCCGGGATGCCGCGACCCGCAAGGGCCTGATCGGCTCCGGCGACCGCAGCGACCGCATCCGCACCTACAACTTCCCGCAGGGCCGCCTGACCGACCACCGCATCAACCTGACGCTCTACAAGCTCGGCGCGGTGATGGAGGGCGAGCTGGACGATGTGATCGCCGCGCTCAAGGCCGCCCGCGCCGCGGAGCTGCTGGCCGAGATGGAAGCGCAAGGATGA
- a CDS encoding Bax inhibitor-1/YccA family protein: MSDLFHTHGFGAVAMPSVAERNRVLRNTYWLLALSMIPTVLGAWIGVSTGLTRLMSPMVGLVVFMAGAFGFMFAIEKTKNSAAGVPVLLAFTFFMGLMLSRLVGSVLGLANGASLIMMAFAGTGTIFLGMATLSSVIKRDLGSMGKFLFIGMIMLLVAGIANVFLQSSALMITLSVLAIGIFSAFILYDLKRVQDGEETNYITATLSVYLSIYNVFQSLLSLLGIFGGRDD, translated from the coding sequence ATGTCTGATCTGTTCCATACCCACGGCTTCGGTGCTGTGGCCATGCCCAGTGTTGCCGAGCGCAACCGTGTCCTGCGCAACACCTACTGGCTGCTCGCGCTGTCGATGATCCCCACCGTGCTGGGCGCCTGGATCGGCGTCAGCACCGGCCTGACCCGCCTGATGTCGCCGATGGTCGGCCTCGTCGTGTTCATGGCCGGCGCGTTCGGCTTCATGTTCGCGATCGAGAAGACCAAGAACTCGGCCGCCGGCGTGCCGGTGCTGCTGGCCTTCACTTTCTTCATGGGGCTGATGCTGTCGCGCCTGGTCGGCAGCGTGCTGGGTCTGGCCAACGGTGCCAGCCTGATCATGATGGCCTTCGCCGGCACGGGCACGATCTTCCTCGGCATGGCCACGCTGTCCTCGGTCATCAAGCGCGACCTCGGCTCGATGGGCAAGTTCCTGTTCATCGGGATGATCATGCTGCTGGTGGCCGGCATCGCCAACGTCTTCCTGCAGTCCAGCGCGCTGATGATCACGCTGTCGGTGCTGGCGATCGGCATCTTCTCGGCCTTCATCCTGTACGACCTGAAGCGCGTGCAGGACGGCGAAGAGACCAACTACATCACCGCCACGCTGAGCGTCTACCTGAGCATCTACAACGTGTTCCAGTCGCTGCTGTCGCTGCTGGGCATCTTCGGCGGCCGCGACGACTGA
- a CDS encoding MBL fold metallo-hydrolase — MPLDQHLDGLTLLERGWLSANNLLLHGAPGEGATVVDTGHSVHAAQTVALVAQALGDEPLARIVNTHLHSDHCGGNAALQAAHGAAVWIAPGQADAVTRWDLDALTYRTTGQRCDRFRHDGVLHPGDVLRAGQRAWDVLAAPGHDPDSLMLFDAQAGVLVSADALWNNGFGVVFPELDGIDAFDQVAEVLDLIERLDARTVIPGHGPAFTDVGPALRRARQRLSKFVANPPLHARHAAKVLLKYHVMEERQQALEDLLTWAEGTPLVVGTLGRAGFREPPRASCQTLLAELVAVGALRIQEQVVHDV; from the coding sequence ATGCCCCTCGATCAGCACCTCGACGGCCTCACCCTGCTGGAGCGCGGCTGGCTCTCCGCCAACAACCTGCTCCTGCACGGTGCGCCGGGCGAAGGCGCCACCGTCGTCGACACCGGGCATAGCGTCCACGCCGCGCAGACCGTGGCGCTGGTGGCGCAGGCGCTGGGCGACGAGCCGCTGGCGCGCATCGTCAACACCCATCTGCATTCGGACCACTGCGGCGGCAATGCGGCGCTGCAGGCCGCCCATGGGGCCGCGGTCTGGATCGCCCCCGGACAGGCGGACGCCGTCACCCGCTGGGACCTGGACGCCTTGACCTACCGCACCACCGGACAGCGCTGCGACCGCTTTCGGCATGACGGCGTGCTGCATCCGGGCGACGTGCTGCGCGCCGGTCAACGGGCGTGGGACGTGCTGGCGGCGCCGGGCCACGACCCGGATTCGCTGATGCTGTTCGACGCGCAGGCGGGTGTGCTGGTCTCGGCCGATGCGCTCTGGAACAACGGCTTCGGCGTGGTGTTTCCGGAGCTGGACGGCATCGACGCCTTCGACCAGGTGGCCGAAGTGCTTGACCTGATCGAGCGACTCGACGCGCGCACCGTCATCCCCGGACACGGCCCGGCCTTCACCGATGTCGGCCCGGCCCTGCGGCGGGCCCGTCAACGCCTGTCGAAATTTGTTGCCAATCCGCCCCTGCATGCCCGACACGCGGCCAAGGTTCTGTTGAAATACCACGTGATGGAAGAGCGCCAACAAGCTCTCGAAGACCTGCTGACCTGGGCCGAAGGCACACCACTGGTGGTCGGCACCCTGGGAAGGGCCGGATTCCGTGAACCGCCGCGCGCCAGTTGCCAGACCTTGCTGGCCGAACTGGTCGCCGTCGGCGCGCTGCGGATCCAGGAGCAGGTGGTCCACGATGTCTAG
- a CDS encoding RNA pyrophosphohydrolase produces MLDREGFRPNVGIVLLNQRNQVFWGKRIRTHSWQFPQGGIKYGESPEQAMFRELHEEVGLFPEHVRILARTRDWLRYEVPEHFIRRDARGHYRGQKQIWFLLQLTGRDSDMNLRASTHPEFDAWRWHDYWVPLDVVIEFKRDVYQMALTELARFLPPRPSGHVNRFLRSGMRARRDECAGSEDGFEEIPQTHEARSVDAAELVREEPEHLVAKLSGSV; encoded by the coding sequence ATGCTTGACCGTGAAGGCTTCCGGCCCAACGTCGGCATCGTCCTGCTCAACCAGCGGAACCAGGTGTTCTGGGGCAAACGCATCCGCACCCACTCCTGGCAGTTCCCGCAAGGTGGCATCAAGTATGGTGAATCGCCAGAGCAGGCGATGTTCCGAGAGCTCCACGAAGAGGTGGGGTTGTTTCCTGAACATGTGCGCATTCTCGCGCGCACACGTGACTGGCTGCGGTACGAGGTACCGGAGCATTTCATCCGCCGCGACGCGCGGGGGCATTACCGCGGGCAGAAGCAGATCTGGTTCCTGCTGCAGCTCACCGGCCGCGACAGCGACATGAACCTGCGCGCCTCCACGCACCCGGAGTTCGACGCCTGGCGCTGGCACGATTACTGGGTGCCGCTGGACGTGGTGATCGAGTTCAAGCGCGACGTCTACCAGATGGCGCTCACGGAACTCGCGCGCTTCCTGCCACCGAGACCCAGCGGCCACGTCAACCGTTTCCTGCGCAGCGGCATGCGAGCACGGCGTGACGAGTGTGCAGGCAGCGAGGACGGGTTCGAAGAGATCCCCCAGACCCACGAAGCCCGCAGCGTCGATGCCGCAGAGCTGGTCCGGGAGGAGCCGGAGCACCTGGTCGCCAAGCTCTCAGGCAGCGTCTGA
- a CDS encoding LysR family transcriptional regulator translates to MDQLRAMRVFARVIDEGSFAGAARALDLAPAVVTRLIAELEEHLGARLIQRTTRSLALSSVGERYLERVRHILADIDESESQVQSVSESPQGHLRVMVPSAFAVHQLAKHLPAFHAEYPRVTLSLTSTIEFSGPDDRHDITVMALRDAPDGDFIARRLARSEVILCAAPGYLDRTGRPDTPQALEQHHLLLPPTSMVQRDVTFVHEDGRAAVRVSPPHQPLLTTAHTDTLYASALAGLGITGLMSLVVEDALQEGALERVLPGWHAMSFGLWLTMPTRKHVPVRTQVFWDFLLRTFGGKDRDPWQVHPRCSGAPSPG, encoded by the coding sequence ATGGATCAATTGCGCGCGATGCGGGTCTTCGCCCGCGTCATCGACGAGGGCAGTTTCGCGGGCGCCGCCCGTGCCCTCGACCTGGCCCCCGCGGTCGTCACCCGGCTGATTGCCGAACTCGAAGAACACCTCGGTGCGCGCCTCATCCAGCGCACCACCCGCAGCCTGGCGCTGAGCAGCGTCGGCGAGCGCTACCTGGAGCGGGTGCGCCACATCCTGGCCGACATCGACGAGTCCGAGTCGCAGGTGCAATCGGTCTCGGAGTCGCCGCAGGGCCACCTGCGGGTGATGGTGCCCTCGGCCTTCGCGGTGCACCAGCTCGCCAAGCACCTCCCCGCCTTCCACGCCGAGTACCCCCGTGTCACGCTGTCGCTGACGTCCACCATCGAGTTCAGCGGCCCGGACGACCGCCACGACATCACCGTGATGGCGCTGCGCGATGCGCCAGACGGCGACTTCATCGCGCGCCGGCTCGCGCGCAGCGAGGTCATCCTGTGTGCCGCCCCAGGCTACCTCGACCGCACCGGCCGCCCCGACACCCCCCAGGCGCTGGAGCAGCACCATCTGCTGCTGCCGCCGACGTCCATGGTGCAACGCGACGTCACCTTCGTGCACGAGGATGGCCGTGCGGCCGTCCGCGTGAGCCCGCCGCACCAGCCGCTGCTGACGACGGCCCACACGGACACGCTCTACGCCTCGGCGCTGGCCGGACTGGGCATCACCGGGCTGATGTCGCTGGTGGTGGAGGACGCCTTGCAGGAGGGCGCGCTGGAGCGCGTGCTGCCCGGCTGGCACGCGATGAGCTTCGGGCTGTGGCTGACGATGCCCACGCGCAAGCACGTGCCGGTGCGCACGCAGGTGTTCTGGGACTTCCTGCTGCGCACCTTCGGCGGCAAGGACCGCGACCCCTGGCAGGTCCACCCGCGCTGCAGCGGGGCCCCCTCACCCGGCTGA
- the grxD gene encoding Grx4 family monothiol glutaredoxin — protein sequence MSTQQRIDQLVKGNPVVLFMKGTAQFPQCGFSGRAIQILKACGVGPLTTVNVLEDPEIRQGIKEYANWPTIPQLYIGGQFVGGSDIMMEMYEAGELQELVQSVKPAA from the coding sequence ATGTCCACACAGCAACGCATCGACCAACTCGTCAAGGGCAACCCCGTCGTCCTGTTCATGAAGGGCACGGCCCAGTTCCCGCAGTGCGGCTTCTCCGGCCGGGCGATCCAGATCCTCAAGGCCTGCGGCGTCGGCCCCCTCACCACGGTCAACGTGCTGGAAGACCCGGAAATCCGCCAGGGCATCAAGGAATACGCCAACTGGCCCACCATCCCGCAGCTCTACATCGGCGGCCAGTTCGTCGGTGGCTCGGACATCATGATGGAGATGTACGAAGCGGGCGAGCTGCAGGAACTGGTGCAGTCGGTCAAGCCAGCGGCCTGA
- a CDS encoding UbiX family flavin prenyltransferase encodes MTAPVPEAPQRLVVGITGASGAAYGVRLLERARDLGVETHLVVTPSGVLNVHHECGLDRRQLEALATRAHAPGEIGACIASGSFDTAAMVVAPCTMKTLAAIAHGFGDNLLTRAADVTLKERRRLILLVRETPFNLAHLRNMTAVTEMGGIVFPPLPAFYHRPQTIAELVDETVERVLQLSGMEKARPKTWNGL; translated from the coding sequence TTGACCGCCCCTGTGCCTGAGGCGCCTCAACGCCTCGTCGTCGGCATCACCGGCGCCTCGGGCGCGGCGTATGGCGTGCGGCTGCTGGAGCGTGCGCGCGATCTCGGCGTCGAGACCCATCTGGTGGTGACGCCGTCCGGCGTGCTCAATGTCCACCATGAATGCGGCCTCGACCGCCGCCAGCTCGAAGCGCTGGCCACCCGCGCCCACGCCCCCGGCGAGATCGGCGCCTGCATCGCCAGCGGCAGCTTCGACACCGCCGCGATGGTGGTGGCGCCCTGCACGATGAAGACGCTGGCCGCCATCGCGCATGGCTTCGGCGACAACCTCCTCACCCGCGCCGCCGACGTGACGCTCAAGGAGCGGCGCCGCCTGATCCTGCTGGTGCGGGAGACGCCATTCAACCTCGCCCACCTGCGCAACATGACGGCCGTGACCGAAATGGGCGGCATCGTCTTCCCCCCGCTGCCGGCCTTCTACCACCGGCCCCAGACCATCGCCGAGCTGGTCGACGAGACGGTCGAGCGGGTGCTGCAGCTCAGCGGAATGGAAAAAGCCCGTCCCAAGACCTGGAACGGGCTTTGA
- a CDS encoding lytic transglycosylase domain-containing protein has product MTPTRRTLLAWAGSVGLAGWTPPAQAGGQAEEPLADSVRTALASAVAGEGAPPRLEFASMDARLVHLRWLGAMSQRLARRKPEFSVRREFLETVWYESRRAGLDTALVLGLIEVESGFRKYAISSVGARSYMQVMPFWARLIGDGDASRLFHMQTNLRFGCVILRHYLDREKGDLFMALGRYNGSRGQSPYPTMVMAARRRWEHTDPPLATASAR; this is encoded by the coding sequence ATGACACCGACCCGCCGGACGCTGCTGGCCTGGGCGGGCAGCGTCGGCCTGGCGGGCTGGACACCGCCGGCGCAGGCCGGCGGTCAGGCCGAGGAGCCCCTGGCTGATTCGGTGCGCACGGCGCTGGCATCGGCCGTGGCGGGGGAGGGTGCGCCGCCGCGGCTCGAATTTGCGTCGATGGACGCCCGGCTGGTCCACCTGCGCTGGCTGGGCGCGATGAGCCAGCGGCTGGCCAGGCGCAAGCCGGAGTTCAGCGTCCGGCGCGAATTCCTCGAAACCGTCTGGTACGAAAGCCGCCGTGCCGGGCTCGACACTGCGCTGGTGCTCGGGCTGATCGAGGTGGAAAGCGGGTTCCGCAAGTACGCCATCTCCAGCGTCGGCGCGCGCAGCTACATGCAGGTGATGCCCTTCTGGGCGCGTCTGATCGGTGACGGCGACGCCAGCCGGCTGTTCCACATGCAGACCAATCTGCGCTTCGGCTGCGTGATCCTGCGCCACTACCTCGACCGCGAGAAGGGCGACCTGTTCATGGCGCTCGGGCGCTACAACGGCAGCCGTGGCCAGTCGCCGTATCCGACCATGGTGATGGCGGCGCGGCGGCGCTGGGAGCACACCGACCCCCCGCTGGCCACCGCCTCTGCACGGTGA
- the prmC gene encoding peptide chain release factor N(5)-glutamine methyltransferase — protein MTVAEALALARTHGLPRSDANVLLGALLGRSRTWLLTHDDAPLDATQQARWQDWLARRADGVPVAYLTGQHEFHGLLLHVTPDVLDPRPDTETLVDWALALLATRPPGAAVVDLGTGSGAIALAIRHRQPDAVVSAVDLSPAALAVAQANGERLGLPVRWRLGAWFAPVAGERFDLVVSNPPYIAEGDTHLPALRHEPTLALTSGADGLDAIRQLIAEAPAHLQPDGWLLLEHGHDQGPAVAALLTQAGWRATDRRDDLAGHWRCTGAMRPTP, from the coding sequence ATGACCGTCGCCGAGGCGCTGGCACTCGCCCGCACGCACGGCCTGCCGCGCAGCGATGCGAACGTGCTGCTCGGTGCACTGCTCGGCCGCTCGCGCACCTGGCTGCTCACCCACGACGACGCGCCACTCGACGCCACGCAGCAGGCCCGCTGGCAGGACTGGCTCGCCCGCCGCGCCGACGGCGTGCCCGTGGCGTACCTGACCGGGCAGCACGAGTTCCACGGTCTGCTGCTGCACGTCACGCCTGACGTGCTCGACCCGCGGCCGGACACCGAGACGCTGGTGGACTGGGCGCTGGCGCTGCTCGCGACACGCCCGCCCGGTGCGGCGGTGGTCGATCTGGGCACGGGCAGCGGCGCCATCGCGCTGGCGATCCGGCACCGGCAGCCGGACGCCGTGGTCAGCGCGGTCGATCTCAGTCCTGCCGCACTGGCGGTCGCGCAGGCGAATGGCGAGCGGCTCGGGCTGCCGGTGCGCTGGCGGCTGGGCGCGTGGTTCGCGCCGGTCGCCGGTGAACGCTTCGACCTCGTCGTCAGCAACCCGCCCTACATCGCCGAGGGCGACACGCACCTGCCCGCGCTGCGCCACGAACCGACGCTGGCGCTGACCTCGGGCGCCGACGGGCTGGACGCGATCCGGCAGCTCATCGCCGAGGCGCCCGCCCACCTGCAGCCCGACGGCTGGCTGCTGCTGGAGCATGGCCACGACCAGGGTCCGGCCGTGGCCGCGCTGCTCACCCAGGCCGGCTGGCGCGCCACGGACCGGCGCGACGACCTCGCCGGCCACTGGCGTTGTACCGGCGCCATGCGGCCCACCCCGTGA
- a CDS encoding proline--tRNA ligase, whose product MKASQFFIATQKEAPADAEVVSHQLMMRAGMIKRLGAGIYNYMPMGLRVIRKVEAIIREEMGRAGAVEMLMPVVQPAELWQETGRFDKMGPELMRVKDRHGRDFIIQPTSEEVVTDVARQELRSYKQLPKNFYHIQTKFRDERRPRFGIMRGREFTMKDAYSFDRNPAAAAKSYETMFAAYKRIFDRFGLQYRAVAADTGAIGGDLSHEFQVIADTGEDAIVYCPTSDYAANIELAEAVALSSERGAATQALTKTATPGKSTCADVAVLLDLPLAQTVKSLVMATDEVNDKGDIVGSTVWLLLLRGDHDMNEVKVGKVEGLKGGFRFATLGEIEDHFGCKPGYLGPIGLKKPVKVIADRTVANMADFVCGANEPDFHLTGVNWGRDLPEPDLVADIRNVVAGDPSPDGQGVLAIQRGIEVGHVFYLGTKYSKAMNATFLDETGKPAHFEMGCYGIGVTRILGAAIEQAHDARGIVWPDAIAPFTVAICPIGYDRSADVKAAADALHDELQAAGIDVMLDDRGERPGAMFADWELIGVPHRVVLSDRGLKEGQLEYQGRRDAAATKVPTGEVAAFVKARLQA is encoded by the coding sequence ATGAAAGCCTCCCAGTTCTTCATCGCCACCCAGAAAGAAGCCCCCGCCGACGCCGAGGTGGTCAGCCACCAGCTCATGATGCGCGCCGGCATGATCAAGCGCCTCGGTGCGGGCATCTACAACTACATGCCCATGGGCTTGCGCGTGATCCGCAAGGTCGAGGCCATCATCCGCGAGGAGATGGGCCGCGCGGGCGCCGTGGAGATGCTGATGCCGGTGGTGCAGCCGGCCGAGCTGTGGCAGGAGACGGGCCGCTTCGACAAGATGGGCCCGGAGCTGATGCGCGTGAAGGACCGGCACGGCCGCGACTTCATCATCCAGCCGACCAGCGAGGAAGTCGTCACCGACGTGGCGCGCCAGGAGCTGCGCAGCTACAAGCAGCTGCCGAAAAACTTCTACCACATCCAGACCAAGTTCCGCGACGAGCGCCGGCCGCGCTTCGGCATCATGCGCGGGCGCGAGTTCACGATGAAGGACGCGTACTCCTTCGACCGCAACCCGGCCGCGGCGGCGAAGAGCTACGAGACGATGTTCGCCGCCTACAAGCGCATCTTCGACCGCTTCGGCCTGCAGTACCGCGCCGTGGCCGCCGACACCGGCGCGATCGGCGGTGACCTGTCGCACGAGTTCCAGGTCATCGCCGACACCGGTGAAGACGCGATCGTCTACTGCCCGACCAGCGACTACGCGGCCAACATCGAGCTGGCCGAAGCCGTGGCGCTGTCGAGCGAACGTGGTGCGGCGACACAGGCCCTGACCAAGACTGCGACGCCGGGCAAGAGCACTTGCGCCGACGTGGCCGTGCTGCTGGACCTGCCGCTGGCGCAGACCGTCAAGTCGCTGGTCATGGCCACGGACGAGGTCAACGACAAGGGTGACATCGTCGGCTCCACCGTGTGGCTGCTGCTGCTGCGCGGCGACCACGACATGAACGAGGTCAAGGTCGGCAAGGTCGAGGGGCTCAAGGGCGGCTTCCGCTTCGCCACGCTCGGCGAGATCGAGGACCACTTTGGTTGCAAGCCCGGCTACCTCGGCCCGATCGGCCTGAAGAAGCCGGTCAAGGTCATCGCCGACCGCACGGTGGCGAACATGGCGGACTTCGTCTGCGGCGCCAACGAGCCCGACTTCCACCTGACCGGCGTGAACTGGGGCCGCGACCTGCCCGAGCCGGACCTCGTTGCCGACATCCGCAACGTCGTCGCGGGCGATCCGTCGCCGGACGGGCAGGGCGTGCTGGCGATCCAGCGCGGCATCGAGGTCGGCCATGTGTTCTACCTCGGCACCAAGTACTCCAAGGCCATGAACGCGACCTTCCTCGACGAGACCGGCAAGCCAGCGCACTTCGAGATGGGCTGCTACGGCATCGGCGTGACGCGCATCCTGGGCGCGGCGATCGAGCAGGCGCACGACGCCCGCGGCATCGTCTGGCCGGACGCGATCGCGCCGTTCACGGTGGCGATCTGCCCGATCGGCTACGACCGCTCGGCCGACGTGAAGGCCGCCGCCGACGCGCTGCACGACGAACTGCAGGCTGCCGGCATCGACGTGATGCTCGACGACCGCGGCGAGCGCCCGGGCGCGATGTTCGCGGACTGGGAGCTGATCGGCGTGCCGCACCGCGTGGTGCTGTCCGACCGCGGGCTCAAGGAAGGCCAGCTCGAATACCAGGGCCGCCGCGACGCCGCCGCGACCAAGGTGCCGACGGGTGAGGTCGCGGCCTTCGTCAAGGCCCGCCTGCAGGCATGA
- the hemA gene encoding glutamyl-tRNA reductase → MSVFALSLNHHTAPVDLRGRFAFTLEQIPAALHGLRQGLHKAAPEAALLSTCNRTELYIAAGPGDSRALVRPTLEWLAAHGNVSADELVRHTHVLERQEAARHAFRVASGLDSMVLGEAQILGQMKQAVREADTAGTLGTTLHQLFQRSFSVAKEVRTSTEIGAHSISMAAAAVRLAGQLFEDLSKIRILFVGAGEMIELAATHFAAKAPKHITIANRTLERGEKLASQFGAEVMRLSDLPARLHEFDAVISCTASSLPLIGLGAVERALKARRRRPMFMVDLAVPRDIEPEVAQLDDVYLYTVDDLSAVVQTAGEKRQAAVAQAEAIIESGVQNFVHWLDQRATVPLIQAVNAQAEHWRQIEVARARKLIAKGASTDDALEALARSLTQKMLHGALAELHNADPQQRARMIEAVTRLFLRGDNAPR, encoded by the coding sequence ATGAGCGTTTTTGCCCTTAGCTTGAACCACCACACCGCGCCGGTCGACCTGCGCGGTCGTTTTGCGTTCACGCTGGAGCAGATTCCGGCCGCCTTGCATGGTCTGCGACAAGGACTGCACAAGGCCGCGCCCGAAGCGGCGCTGCTGTCCACGTGCAACCGCACCGAACTCTACATCGCCGCCGGCCCCGGCGACAGCCGCGCGCTGGTGCGCCCCACGCTCGAATGGCTGGCCGCCCACGGCAACGTCAGCGCCGACGAGCTGGTGCGCCACACCCATGTGCTGGAGCGCCAGGAGGCCGCGCGCCATGCCTTCCGGGTCGCCTCCGGGCTGGACTCGATGGTGCTCGGCGAGGCGCAGATCCTCGGCCAGATGAAGCAGGCGGTGCGCGAGGCCGACACCGCCGGCACCCTGGGCACCACACTGCACCAGCTCTTCCAGCGCTCCTTCTCGGTCGCCAAGGAAGTGCGCACTTCGACCGAGATCGGCGCGCACTCGATCAGCATGGCCGCCGCCGCCGTCCGGCTCGCCGGGCAGCTGTTCGAGGACCTGAGCAAGATCCGCATCCTCTTCGTCGGCGCGGGCGAGATGATCGAACTCGCCGCGACCCACTTCGCCGCCAAGGCCCCGAAGCACATCACCATCGCCAACCGCACGCTGGAGCGCGGCGAGAAGCTGGCCAGCCAGTTCGGCGCCGAGGTGATGCGCCTCTCCGACCTGCCGGCGCGGCTGCACGAGTTCGACGCCGTCATCTCCTGCACCGCCAGTTCGCTGCCGCTGATCGGGCTGGGTGCCGTCGAGCGTGCGCTGAAGGCCCGCCGCCGCCGCCCGATGTTCATGGTCGATCTGGCCGTGCCGCGCGACATCGAGCCCGAAGTGGCGCAGCTCGACGACGTCTACCTCTACACCGTCGACGACCTGTCCGCCGTGGTGCAGACCGCCGGTGAAAAGCGCCAGGCGGCCGTCGCGCAGGCCGAGGCGATCATCGAATCCGGCGTGCAGAACTTCGTCCACTGGCTCGACCAGCGCGCCACCGTGCCGCTGATCCAGGCCGTCAACGCCCAGGCCGAACACTGGCGCCAGATCGAAGTGGCGCGCGCCCGCAAGCTCATCGCCAAGGGCGCCTCCACCGACGACGCGCTCGAAGCCCTGGCGCGCAGCCTGACCCAGAAGATGCTGCACGGCGCCCTGGCCGAGCTGCACAACGCCGACCCCCAGCAGCGCGCGCGGATGATCGAGGCGGTGACGCGGCTCTTCCTGCGCGGCGACAACGCCCCCCGATGA